The genomic interval TTTAAAATGATCAGTCCAATCAGAATGAGGATTTCCATGTTTAACCTAGTGAATAAAGATACTTATCTTGACACTATGGTGTTGTGCTAGGTTCCTGCCTTTTGATAAAAATAAAAATCATTGTTAACTAGCTCCTCTGTGATAGCGGTATTGCATGTAACTATCACAGAGGAAAACGATACGTCAGTCTGGGTTAATTCCAAGGATGGCGCGGCGGGCTAATTTGATTTAATGCATAGTTTCCAATATGAAAATATTTCCAACGCACAGGATCATGCAGCGTGTGTGTGCGGGCATTTCGCCAGTGTCGGTCTAAATTATGGGCTTTTAATGTAGCGCGCGTCCCTGCTAGCTCAAACAGTTTATTTGTTGCCTCAATAGCAATTTCTGTTGTCAGTACTTTCGCTTCCGATGTTGCTAGCGTTGCTGCATTTACTGTTGTTTCATTGGGGGAAATAAGTGCTTCATCAATCTTTTTACCCGCTCTTTCTAATAGTGCTTCTGCTGCATGCAGTTTAATCACTAAGTGGCCAATCGCACTGACCGTGAACGGATCTTCTGATGCTTTTTCCTTTCCGCTATCAATCCATGGTCGGCTTTGATTTTTGATAAAGGTAATCGTATCTTCAAGCGCACCTTTCGCAATTCCCCCATCAATGGCTGCTTGAATGATTTGTGAAATGGCACCCGCTGCAGTGGGTGTATCAAATGCATCGACCGGAATGACTCTGCTTTTTGCGACTTTTACTTGTTCAATCTTAATCGAGCCTGAAGCCGTTGTTCGTTGGCCAAAACTAGACCAATCATTAATAACCGTTAACCCGTCTGCTTGGCGATCGGTAAAGACTAAGAAGCCTTTTCCTTCGTCATTGACAGCGACGATAGGTACTAGGTGGGCTAGTAAAGCACCTGTGGTATAGAATTTTTCGCCAGTAACAGTAACAAAATCACCATGATCGGTTAGTTTCGTTTCAAAGGCAGCAACGTTTTTACTGTTCTTTTCTGAGAACGCATTTCCAAAACGGTAACCTTTTAGCACCAAGCCAAATAAGTCTTTTTTCTGCTCTTCTGTACCATCTAAAGCAATATGCGCATTCAACGCCAAATGATTTTGGGTGATTTGGGCAATGCTAGAGTCGCCAGAAGCAATAATTTTAATGACTTCAGCTAACGTCGCATAAGAAACCGCCGCACCGCCATACGCTTTAGGAATATTGATTCCCCATAAGCCACTTTGCGAATACGCATCAATTTCTTTAATTGGCAAAATACCTTCGCTATCTCTTAGCCCTGCATGTCGAATAAACTCCCCTGCTAGTTTGTGGGCAATTTCAATCGCTTCTGCATCGCTTTTAATAATATGAGCAGGGGTTTCTACTTTTTTTAATGGGGCAAATGTATCTTGCGCGTTAACTCGTGGAGCGGATCGTAACTCTTGTTCGG from Leeia speluncae carries:
- a CDS encoding SfnB family sulfur acquisition oxidoreductase translates to MSTYTEQELRSAPRVNAQDTFAPLKKVETPAHIIKSDAEAIEIAHKLAGEFIRHAGLRDSEGILPIKEIDAYSQSGLWGINIPKAYGGAAVSYATLAEVIKIIASGDSSIAQITQNHLALNAHIALDGTEEQKKDLFGLVLKGYRFGNAFSEKNSKNVAAFETKLTDHGDFVTVTGEKFYTTGALLAHLVPIVAVNDEGKGFLVFTDRQADGLTVINDWSSFGQRTTASGSIKIEQVKVAKSRVIPVDAFDTPTAAGAISQIIQAAIDGGIAKGALEDTITFIKNQSRPWIDSGKEKASEDPFTVSAIGHLVIKLHAAEALLERAGKKIDEALISPNETTVNAATLATSEAKVLTTEIAIEATNKLFELAGTRATLKAHNLDRHWRNARTHTLHDPVRWKYFHIGNYALNQISPPRHPWN